A genomic stretch from Lathyrus oleraceus cultivar Zhongwan6 chromosome 2, CAAS_Psat_ZW6_1.0, whole genome shotgun sequence includes:
- the LOC127122699 gene encoding uncharacterized protein LOC127122699, giving the protein MYLAVLEDSMGCVLGQHDESGRKEHAIYYLSKKFTDCESRYSLLEKTCGALAWAAKRLRKYTVTHTTLLISKMDPIKYIFEKLALTGRVSCWQMVLTEYDIQHVTQKAIKGSVLSDYLAHQPVEDYQPMKFDFPDEDILFIRECNIPGPEEGPKPGSRWTLAFDGASNARGHRVGAFITPPISFHLLFTARLCFDCTNNMAEYESCIFGIEAIIDLRIKILEVYGDSALVSVK; this is encoded by the coding sequence ATGTACTTAGCAGTCCTAGAGGATTCTATGGGTTGCGTCTTGGGTCAGCATGACGAATCCGGTAGAAAggaacatgccatctactaccttagcaagaaattcactgattgCGAATCAAGGTATTCTTTGCTTGAAAAGACTTGTGGTGCCCTCGCCTGGGCTGCCAAACGACTAAGGAAGTACACGGTGACACACACCACTCTATTGATCTCCAAAATGGACCCAATtaagtacatattcgagaaactTGCTCTGACTGGAAGAGTTTCCTGTTGGCAGATGGTCTTGACTGAATACGACATTCAACATGTCAcccaaaaagccatcaagggaagtgtattgtctgattactTGGCCCACCAGCCAGTAGAGGActatcaaccgatgaaatttgatttCCCTGACGAGGACATTCTGTTCATAAGGGAATGCAATATTCCAGGCCCCGAGGAAGGCCCTAAACCAGGATCGCGATGGACACTCGCGTTCGATGGTGCTTCCAATGCACGAGGCCATAGAGTAGGTGCCTTCATTACTCCACCGATAAGTTTTCATCTTCTTTTTACCGCGAGATTATGCTTCgactgcaccaacaatatggcagagtatgaatCTTGTATCTTCGGTATCGAAGCAATAATCGACTTGAGAATCAAAATACTTGAGGTTTATGGGGACTCAGCTCTCGTCTCAGTCAAGTGA